One genomic segment of Petrotoga sp. 9PW.55.5.1 includes these proteins:
- a CDS encoding fumarylacetoacetate hydrolase family protein encodes MKIVRFKHTDQINYGILEKNKIKIVEGNVFGSFKIADKFIDFSEAKLLPPCEPSKIVCVGLNYRDHAQEMKDRIPEEPVLFIKPSNAVIGPNDEIIYPQMSKRVDYEAELGVVIKDKIKDLEENQVKEHILGYTCFNDVTARDLQNKDGQWTRAKSFDTFAPIGPVIATDIDPNNLDIQLFLNGELKQNSNTSQLIFSVEKLVSFISKIMTLLPGDVIATGTPSGVGPMEVEDTVEVKIEKIGVLKNTIKK; translated from the coding sequence ATGAAGATAGTTAGATTTAAACATACAGATCAAATAAATTACGGTATTCTAGAAAAAAACAAAATTAAAATTGTCGAAGGAAATGTATTCGGAAGCTTTAAAATTGCGGATAAATTTATAGACTTTTCAGAAGCAAAGTTATTACCCCCATGTGAACCAAGTAAAATAGTATGTGTAGGGCTTAACTACCGTGATCATGCCCAAGAGATGAAAGATAGAATCCCCGAAGAACCTGTTCTTTTCATTAAGCCGTCTAATGCCGTTATTGGCCCAAACGATGAAATTATTTATCCACAAATGAGTAAAAGGGTAGATTATGAAGCTGAATTAGGGGTTGTTATTAAAGATAAAATAAAAGATTTGGAAGAAAACCAAGTAAAAGAGCACATATTAGGTTACACCTGTTTCAATGATGTTACTGCAAGAGACCTTCAAAATAAAGATGGACAATGGACTCGCGCTAAATCTTTTGATACATTTGCTCCTATTGGACCAGTAATTGCTACAGATATAGATCCAAATAATCTTGATATACAACTTTTTTTGAACGGTGAATTAAAGCAAAATTCTAACACAAGCCAACTCATATTCTCTGTTGAGAAGTTAGTGAGTTTCATTTCAAAGATAATGACTTTATTACCAGGAGATGTTATAGCCACTGGAACCCCTTCAGGTGTTGGCCCAATGGAAGTTGAAGATACCGTGGAAGTTAAAATAGAAAAAATAGGTGTTTTAAAAAACACAATAAAAAAATAA